The Phoenix dactylifera cultivar Barhee BC4 chromosome 12, palm_55x_up_171113_PBpolish2nd_filt_p, whole genome shotgun sequence genome includes the window CTCACATTCAGGTATCCTGCTTGCCCCCTTTTATCCAAAATCAAGGTAGCTAAGCCTAGCAACAATACATGTACCAGTTTCTACCTTCTCTGAAAGGAAGCTACCCATCATAAGTTTCATTAGTCCACCTCATTGGCCATGCCCCGCTATGATTATGAATTCATCAAACACTAGTGGAGATTTTCATGTTCTCCATCAAGACTTAATCAAGTGATTACCTTCTCCGAGTCACCTTCAACAATTAAGATTTGGAGATGATAGTGGTATCATCACCCTGATATAAACTTTTCCTATGTTTACCAATGAACCACTTTAAAAGCTAATGACCATGTCAAATACAGATGAAATCTCAAATCAAAAGGAAAGGTAAGGTGCCGCCTATAAACACACTTTGTTTTCCAACACTTCACATGTCTGTCTGCCAACACATTCAATCATCAGCATTGGAACAATTTAAACAATGATGAAAGCGTTCAAGGTTTTCATCTCCCATCTATATCCTAGTTTTCATCTTATGGAATATGAATAGACATCAAAAAATTGGCAAAAAAATCAAGCATTTATCAACTATGAAAAACCAAAAGCTCCAGCACTATTAAGGTAAAAATAAATTCACCTGTTTGGGCAGCTCCCGATGAACAACAGCAAGCTGGGTATTCCCTTCGCAGACATTCCCGAGCTTATCCTGAAACTGGACAACCAGCTGTGTGATATCCCCCTCGACGACCTCACACACCACCTCCCTCGTGTTCAGATTGCCGAAATTGACGACCTGGGCGCAAGCATACCCCTCATCGTGGTACCACTTCTGGACCCGGTCCCGGATCCTCTGCAGCAGCCTCGCGCTGACCTTCCCCTGCTCCCGAAGCATCTGTAGCACCTCCCGCTGCACCGGGAAGGGCAGCAGGCACGGCTTGGACCGTTCGACTCCTCCGGTAGTCCCTCTCCTGGCTCTGAAAGTACTCCAGCTTCTCCCTATCGGTCATGTCGGGATCCATCTCCATCTTCTTCGTCTGGGGCATCAGCCCGACGTTGATGCACCGGAAGGCATCGGCCGACTGCCAGGTGCTCTCAATGAAGGACACGGTGAGGGCGAGGGTGCCATCCGGCTTGGTCTTGCTCTCGAGATCGACCTTCTCGAACATGCCGCAGGAGGCTAGGGTTTCGAGCTCCTTCTGGAGCTGGGCCTTGGTGT containing:
- the LOC120103964 gene encoding protein TOC75-3, chloroplastic-like, producing the protein MRPLIRQNPIAQIPHQLDPQENPSGGGGWGWGGFRGGDGGGFWSQIFSPLTAITREEEPAAGGGPEWDSHGLPANIVVQLSKLSGFKRYKISEILFFDRRRATTVAGTEDSFFEMVSLRPGGVYTKAQLQKELETLASCGMFEKVDLESKTKPDGTLALTVSFIESTWQSADAFRCINVGLMPQTKKMEMDPDMTDREKLEYFQSQERDYRRSRTVQAVPAALPGAAGGATDASGAGEGQREAAAEDPGPGPEVVPR